A window of the Tenebrio molitor chromosome 1, icTenMoli1.1, whole genome shotgun sequence genome harbors these coding sequences:
- the LOC138141512 gene encoding AP2-associated protein kinase 1-like has translation MKKLFSKIETKIDNTSREVNNYVGKVFTVGRQTVTVEDILAEGGFAIVYLVKGNNGTRYALKRMYVNNEQDLNVAKREIQIASSLSGHKNIIGYVDSSLTATGGGVYEVLLLMPYCQENVFGLMKQRGKANFTEQEVLTIFCDTCEAVSRLHHCKTPIIHRDLKVENILVGENGNYVICDFGSATAKVLNPADKGVACVEEEIKRYTTLSYRSPEMVDMYCGKPITTKADIWALGCLLYRLCFFTLPFGESTLAIQSGNFSIPDNSRYSKGLHQLVRYMLEPDPDKRPDIFQVSCVAFQLLSKDNPVKNLMKSPAPNLEDLPVPPFESELKKAQVKVYNKTPAVPVVEGTSVMPRQRPKGSSTTPLNLNNIPLTLSPSPTTSKKSQSPVSQPNFQTNVTYPSNFQTPAPAPEYQVAQPFFPPNQEPPNKQQLDSLFQSSIYPDPFRDDNAAESPTAVANDNGNGNKQENFSSQGTNVVTASVMSPVSPENPLFGSGNLNQTNNQTKPILTESSNYVGATLTPPSTPTLSVPKGHRRNMSDTTAFNKVYASETSQFLAPYESSMKSRTSDSPPMQSDVARGPMVPPGVSASTADVNHPIAPDSRSLSADVADWNPFEEPPFSQMTEDHIFGEEFDKIRRGSQSSIQGVKSRESLVMSVSEDPFGCAPFSLPVRSRDRVSKTHLQFSVLPVYKQKIKEDLQEDQLAFTYSPQHQPSVNSSEGEAPLIASSEPEPEVTSPPYVKAPLEDRSKYEKLTQSNYISSGSSSDENNDKVVDKTKKKRKINIPEKLHSVYKTVELPIKFRTERNSGERSGRRVRYRQDKTDSVDIESDDSIGSASDLRVDEDNDNVHAKGDAISETVSESIKTCGSSAYHAECESMATHEDDSTSRMIRAKIKEEAKKSVVQDDDVFVGHKYGDKPLLLDDELDSDCEVKFNAQWPAKRVNKETDLWIPPSSSFEDDSDVFALAPFSKPGSKAKSEFFAAKEDHIAETKPEVAPESAELPQSDPFESAAFAEEPAESGESNLVKTNLNPFLDSDFARSDPIQSTSTYGTVTVNSNFINIEIPSDAKEEYFNVTRFESNFTEVEPFRERADTKEIIYENVSIPEEAAPQVYFPEDNSFQMFSFPPPQADADMPPLEFAGNSNVTNTYSLDRKSKSESADLVYKHRKDKKKDGKSKYHLIDESVSDESPSMSFPKNAKIVRPSSSYKKVGGKIKTNKCKPKMQGGFSNMSFEDFSSDDREEVERGVMPFEVFRSPEQEDKRFAGKRISNPFS, from the exons atgaaaaaactgttttctaAAATCGAAACCAAGATAGATAACACTTCGAGGGAAGTTAATAATTATGTAGGCAAAGTGTTCACAGTGGGACGCCAAACTGTGACGGTAGAAGACATTCTGGCTGAAG GTGGTTTTGCAATAGTGTATTTAGTAAAAGGCAATAATGGGACGCGGTACGCACTTAAGCGGATGTACGTCAATAACGAACAAGACCTTAACGTTGCGAAACGTGAAATTCAAATCGCC AGTAGTCTGAGCGGTCACAAAAACATAATCGGGTATGTGGATTCTAGTTTAACGGCGACGGGAGGGGGCGTGTATGAAGTTCTGCTGTTGATGCCTTATTGTCAAGAAAACGTTTTCGGTCTTATGAAGCAACGTGGCAAAGCGAATTTTACTGAACAAGAAGTTCTAACTATTTTCTGTGATACATGTGAGGCCGTGTCACGATTACATCATTGCAAAACTCCAATAATTCATCGTGATTTAAAG gtagaaaatattttggtaGGTGAAAACGGTAACTACGTGATATGTGATTTTGGATCGGCGACCGCGAAAGTCTTGAATCCGGCAGATAAAGGGGTCGCTTGTGTGGAAGAGGAGATTAAAAGGTACACGACGTTGAGTTATAGGTCGCCAGAGATGGTGGACATGTACTGTGGTAAACCAATTACAACTAAAGCTGATATTtgg GCACTTGGCTGTTTATTATATAGATTATGCTTTTTTACGTTACCATTTGGTGAGAGCACTTTAGCCATTCAAAGCGGAAATTTTAGCATTCCTGACAACTCTAGATATTCAAAAGGTCTACATCAGTTAGTGC gtTACATGTTAGAGCCAGATCCAGATAAGAGGCCAGATATTTTTCAAGTCAGTTGCGTAGCATTTCAACTACTTTCAAAGGATAATCCCGTAAAAAATCTAATG AAATCTCCAGCGCCCAATTTGGAAGATCTGCCGGTGCCCCCCTTCGAATCCGAATTGAAGAAAGCTCAAGTGAAAGTATACAACAAGACCCCCGCGGTGCCGGTAGTCGAAGGAACGAGCGTGATGCCCCGCCAGCGCCCCAAAGGAAGCTCAACGACTCCCCTCAACCTGAACAACATCCCCCTCACCCTGAGTCCCAGTCCCACCACCAGCAAAAAGTCCCAAAGTCCGGTATCCCAGCCCAACTTCCAGACAAACGTGACGTACCCTTCTAATTTCCAGACGCCGGCCCCCGCTCCGGAATATCAAGTAGCCCAACCGTTTTTCCCACCTAACCAAGAACCGCCCAACAAGCAACAATTAGATTCCCTATTTCAGTCTTCCATTTATCCAGATCCGTTCCGAGATGATAACGCGGCCGAGTCACCGACGGCCGTCGCCAACGATAACGGCAACGGAAATAAGCAAGAGAATTTCTCCAGTCAAGGAACGAATGTTGTTACCGCAAGTGTGATGTCTCCAGTCTCTCCCGAGAATCCGCTCTTCGGGTCCGGGAATTTGAATCAGACCAATAATCAAACCAAACCGATCTTGACGGAGTCGAGTAATTATGTTGGAGCGACTCTGACGCCGCCTTCTACGCCCACTTTGTCGGTGCCGAAGGGGCACAGGCGAAACATGAGCGATACTACTGCGTTTAATAA AGTGTACGCCTCCGAGACGTCTCAGTTCTTGGCCCCTTACGAATCGTCGATGAAGTCTCGGACCAGCGACTCGCCCCCGATGCAGTCGGATGTCGCACGGGGGCCGATGGTGCCCCCAGGCGTGTCCGCGTCGACGGCCGACGTGAACCACCCCATCGCCCCCGACAGTCGATCGCTTTCGGCCGACGTGGCAGACTGGAACCCGTTCGAAGAACCGCCCTTCAGCCAGATGACCGAAGATCACATCTTCGGCGAAGAGTTCGACAAGATCAGGAGGGGAAGTCAGAGCA GTATTCAAGGCGTCAAGTCTAGAGAGAGTTTGGTCATGTCGGTGTCTGAAGATCCTTTCGGTTGTGCTCCGTTCAGTCTTCCAGTAAGGTCTCGCGATCGAGTCAGCAAGACTCATCTTCAGTTCTCAG TTCTCCCAGTTTATAAGCAGAAAATCAAAGAGGACTTGCAAGAGGACCAGTTGGCTTTCACCTACTCGCCTCAACACCAGCCCAGCGTCAACTCGTCGGAAGGCGAAGCACCCTTGATCGCCTCTTCGGAACCGGAACCGGAAGTGACGTCACCTCCGTACGTGAAGGCACCGCTGGAGGACAGATCCAAGTATGAGAAGTTGACCCAGAGCAATTACATCAGTTCGGGGAGCAGCTCCGACGAGAACAACGACAAAGTGGTGGATAAGACGAAAAAGAAGCGGAAGATCAACATACCGGAGAAGCTGCACTCGGTGTACAAGACGGTGGAGTTGCCGATCAAGTTTCGAACGGAACGGAATTCGGGGGAGAGGTCGGGGCGAAGGGTGCGTTATCGGCAGGATAAGACGGACTCGGTGGACATCGAGTCGGACGACTCGATCGGATCTGCCAGCGATTTGAGAGTGGACGAGGATAACGACAACGTCCACGCGAAAGGGGACGCGATCAGCGAAACAGTGAGCGAAAGCATCAAGACCTGTGGTTCGTCCGCCTACCACGCGGAATGCGAAAGTATGGCGACCCACGAGGACGACAGCACGAGCCGCATGATCCGGGCCAAGATCAAAGAGGAGGCGAAGAAGAGCGTGGTGCAGGATGACGACGTCTTCGTGGGCCACAAGTACGGCGACAAGCCCCTCCTGTTGGACGACGAGTTGGACTCGGACTGCGAGGTCAAGTTCAACGCGCAGTGGCCCGCGAAACGCGTCAACAAAGAGACCGACCTCTGGATACCGCCGTCGAGCAGCTTCGAGGACGACAGCGACGTGTTCGCGCTGGCTCCGTTCAGCAAGCCCGGGAGCAAGGCGAAGAGCGAGTTTTTCGCGGCGAAGGAGGACCACATCGCCGAGACCAAACCGGAGGTGGCTCCGGAGAGCGCGGAGCTCCCGCAGAGCGACCCCTTCGAGTCGGCGGCGTTCGCGGAGGAGCCGGCGGAGAGCGGCGAATCGAACCTCGTCAAGACCAATCTGAACCCGTTCCTGGACTCGGACTTTGCCCGAAGCGACCCGATTCAGAGCACCTCGACCTACGGCACCGTCACGGTCAACTCGAACTTCATCAATATCGAGATACCGTCGGACGCGAAAGAGGAATACTTCAACGTGACCAGATTCGAGTCGAACTTCACCGAAGTGGAGCCCTTCCGAGAGCGCGCCGATACCAAAGAGATCATCTACGAGAACGTCAGCATTCCGGAAGAGGCCGCGCCGCAGGTGTACTTCCCCGAGGACAACTCGTTTCAGATGTTCAGTTTTCCTCCCCCGCAGGCCGACGCGGACATGCCGCCGCTGGAATTCGCGGGGAACTCGAACGTTACCAACACTTACAGTCTCGATAGGAAGTCGAAG